The Zhihengliuella sp. ISTPL4 genomic interval ATGCTGAGCCTCGCCCCGGCACTGATCGACCCGGCCGACGCGCGCCTCGGCTCCCGCAAGCTCGACGAGCTCCTGGAGCGGATCGTCGAGCTGCAGGCGGAGGGGCACCGCGCGCTCGTGTTCAGCCAGTTCACGTCCTTCCTCGACATGGCGGCCGCGCGTCTGGAGGCCGCCGGTATCCCGTACGCGCACCTCGACGGCTCGACGCGGCATCGCGAGCGGGTGGTCACGGACTTCGCGGAGGGGGAGCAGCCCATCTTCCTCATCAGCCTGAAGGCCGGCGGATTCGGACTCACCCTGACCGAGGCCGACTACGTCTTCCTCCTCGACCCGTGGTGGAACCCCGCCGCCGAGGCGCAGGCCGTCGACCGCACGCACCGCATCGGCCAGCGCAGCCAGGTGTTCGTCTACCGCATGATCGCGACCGGCACGATCGAGGAGAAGGTCCTCGCGCTGCAACGCCGCAAGGCGCGGCTGTTCACGGCCGTTCTCGACGACGACGCGCTCTTCGCCCAGGCGCTCACCGCCGACGACATCCGCGGTCTCTTCGACGACTAGACCGTTTTCCCCGGCCCGTCCCGCCTGGTGCTCAGGGAGCCGTCGGTACAATCGAACGGTTCATCTTCGAGAGGAATGCAATGCGGATCACGGGACTCGGCCACGCCGGCATGTTCATCGAGACGGTGGGTGGCAACATCATCTGCGACCCGGTGCTCGGCCCGTCCTTCTTCGGGTCCTGGTTCCCGTTCCCGGACAACCGTGGCCTCGACTGGGAGCGCTACGGCCGCGAAGCCGACTTCCTCTACATCTCGCACCGGCACCGGGACCACTTCGATCCGGCGCTGCTGGAGCGGTACATCCGCAAGGACATCGAGGTGCTCCTGCCCGAGTATCCGATCGACGACCTGGAGCAGGACATCCGGGCGCTCGGCTACACGAACATCACCTACGCGCCCGCCGGCGAGATCATCGAGCGCGGGGCGCTCAAGATGATGATCACCCCGCTGCGCGCGCCGAGCGACGGCCCGATCGGCGACTCGTCGCTCAGCGTGGACGACGGCACCGGATCGATGCTGAACCAGAACGACTCGCACCCGCTCGACCTCGACAAGCTCCTGCACTTCGGGAAGCCCGACGCCTACTTCACGCAGGTCTCCGGAGCGATCTGGTGGCCCATGGTCTACGATCTCCCGCTGGATGCGAAGCAGAACTTCGCCCGCCTCAAGCGCGAGGCGCAGAACAAGCGCGCGATGTACTACATCGAGAAGGTCGACGCTCCGCACGTCTTCCCGATGGCGGGTCCGCCCATGTTCCTCCGCGACGACCTCTTCGACTTCAACGGGATGGGCCGCAACGGCGAGTCCATCTTCACGGACCAGAAGCAGTTCATCGCGCACATGAAGGAGCTGGCCCCGAAGTACGACGGGCAGCTCTTCGTCCCCGGCACGCTCGTCACGATCGACGGCGGTGCGGTGACCACCGAGCAGACGCTCTACACCGAGGCCGAGCTCGCCCACATCTTCGACGAGAAGTGGGAGTACCTGGAGGAGCAGCGCGCGAGCCGCCAGAAGGAGATCCGCGACGAGGAGGCGTCTCGCGCCGAGATCATCCCGCCCGACGAGATGCTGGCGGCGATTAAGGAGTGGTGGGAGCCGCTGCTGAAGAAGTCGCGCACCATCCGCCTCGGTGTCGGCGGGCACGTCCGCTTCCGCATCGGGGAGCTGGACATGGTGGTCGACTTCCCGCGCGCCAAGGTCCGCGAGTACGCGGGCGAGGAGTGCGTGTACTGGTACACGATCCCGGCCGACCTCGTCTCGACGAACATCCGCGACCACGAGATCGACTGGTCGAACTCGATCTTCCTGTCAATGCAGTTCTCAGTCGGCCGCAGCGGCAAGTTCAACGAGTTCCTCACCACCTTC includes:
- a CDS encoding Rieske 2Fe-2S domain-containing protein, yielding MRITGLGHAGMFIETVGGNIICDPVLGPSFFGSWFPFPDNRGLDWERYGREADFLYISHRHRDHFDPALLERYIRKDIEVLLPEYPIDDLEQDIRALGYTNITYAPAGEIIERGALKMMITPLRAPSDGPIGDSSLSVDDGTGSMLNQNDSHPLDLDKLLHFGKPDAYFTQVSGAIWWPMVYDLPLDAKQNFARLKREAQNKRAMYYIEKVDAPHVFPMAGPPMFLRDDLFDFNGMGRNGESIFTDQKQFIAHMKELAPKYDGQLFVPGTLVTIDGGAVTTEQTLYTEAELAHIFDEKWEYLEEQRASRQKEIRDEEASRAEIIPPDEMLAAIKEWWEPLLKKSRTIRLGVGGHVRFRIGELDMVVDFPRAKVREYAGEECVYWYTIPADLVSTNIRDHEIDWSNSIFLSMQFSVGRSGKFNEFLTTFLKCLSVDRIEYVENWYQEQTDQTEDAEIGDWVVQRRCPHLRADLTKTGKVDEDGILTCSMHDWKWDLNTGRCLSTSGHPIRSSKIDDVTDPVLREAS